The following proteins are encoded in a genomic region of Amblyraja radiata isolate CabotCenter1 unplaced genomic scaffold, sAmbRad1.1.pri scaffold_874_ctg1, whole genome shotgun sequence:
- the LOC116970429 gene encoding IgG receptor FcRn large subunit p51-like, which translates to PLPTVQPEVSIFLSGDGRGVWCFTTGFYPWSIEVNLVRDGLVLDESRSHETLPNHDGTFQQRRWAHVEPGDTAPLSCRVVHPGLSEPLEVVLVRKSGSNVMTIVLVLVLVVAALVGRVLYW; encoded by the exons CCTCTCCCCACAGTTCAGCCCGAGGTGAGCATCTTCCTGTCGGGGGATGGGCGCGGCGTGTGGTGTTTCACCACGGGCTTCTACCCGTGGTCCATCGAGGTGAACCTGGTGCGGGACGGCCTGGTGCTGGATGAGAGCCGCTCCCACGAGACGCTGCCCAACCACGACGGCACCTTCCAGCAGCGCCGCTGGGCCCACGTGGAGCCCGGGGACACGGCCCCGCTCTCGTGTCGTGTGGTGCACCCGGGGCTGTCCGAGCCCCTCGAGGTGGTACTGG TCCGCAAGTCGGGCAGCAACGTGATGACCATTGTCCTGGTGCTCGTGCTGGTGGTGGCTGCGCTCGTGGGGAGAGTCCTTTACTGGTAG